A single region of the Triticum dicoccoides isolate Atlit2015 ecotype Zavitan chromosome 2B, WEW_v2.0, whole genome shotgun sequence genome encodes:
- the LOC119365494 gene encoding ubiquinol oxidase 1b, mitochondrial-like: MSSRMAGATLLRHLGPRLFAAAEPAYGLAASARGIMPAAARIFPARMASTEAAGPRAKQEEATEKPQGATTPEQNKKPVVSYWGIEPRKLVKDDGTEWPWFSFRPWDTYRPDTSIDVAKHHEPRAVADKVAYLIVRTLRKGSDLFFQRRHASHALLLETVAAVPPMVGGVLLHLRSLRRFEHSGGWIRALMEEAENERMHLMTFMEVTQPLWWERALVLATQGVFFNAYFVGYLISPKFAHRFVGYLEEEAVHSYTEYLKDLEAGLIENTPAPAIAIDYWRLPADARLKDVVIAVRADEAHHRDANHYASDIHYQGMTLNQTPAPLGYH, translated from the coding sequence ATGAGCTCTCGGATGGCCGGAGCCACGCTGCTGCGCCACCTGGGCCCCCGCCTCTTCGCCGCCGCCGAGCCGGCGTACGGGCTCGCCGCGAGCGCGAGGGGCATCATGCCCGCCGCCGCGAGGATCTTCCCCGCGCGGATGGCCAGCACCGAGGCCGCCGGCCCGCGTGCCAAACAAGAAGAAGCCACTGAAAAGCCCCAGGGCGCAACAACGCCGGAGCAGAACAAGAAGCCCGTGGTGAGCTACTGGGGCATCGAGCCGCGGAAGCTCGTCAAGGACGACGGCACGGAGTGGCCGTGGTTCTCCTTCAGGCCGTGGGACACgtaccggccggacacgtccatcgACGTGGCCAAGCACCACGAGCCCAGGGCGGTGGCGGACAAGGTGGCGTACCTCATCGTGCGGACGCTGCGCAAGGGCAGCGACCTCTTCTTCCAGCGCCGGCATGCGAGCCACGCCTTGCTgctggagacggtggccgcggtgcCGCCCATGGTGGGCGGCGTGCTGCTGCACCTGCGCTCGCTCCGCCGCTTCGAGCACAGCGGCGGCTGGATCCGCGCGCTCATGGAGGAGGCCGAGAACGAGCGCATGCACCTCATGACCTTCATGGAGGTGACGCAGCCGCTGTGGTGGGAGCGCGCGCTCGTGCTCGCCACTCAGGGCGTCTTCTTCAACGCCTACTTCGTCGGGTACCTCATCTCCCCAAAGTTCGCGCACCGCTTCGTCGGCTACCTCGAGGAGGAGGCCGTCCACTCCTACACCGAGTACCTCAAGGACCTCGAGGCCGGCTTGATCGAGAACACGCCCGCGCCGGCCATCGCCATCGACTACTGGCGCCTCCCCGCCGACGCCAGGCTCAAAGACGTCGTCATCGCCGTGCGCGCCGACGAGGCGCATCACCGCGACGCCAACCACTACGCATCGGACATCCATTACCAAGGAATGACGCTGAATCAGACGCCTGCGCCGCTCGGGTACCACTGA